A region of the Desulfobulbaceae bacterium genome:
CGCCTTATTTTTGATGACAGCCCTTGCACGCAGTTGGGCCTGCTTTCTGCCCCTTTGCCGCTAAGTCAGCATGGCATTTTTTGCACATGTCCATGACAACTTTTTTTTGCATCTTTCCTTCGGCCATCATTTTGTCAAGCACGTGGGCTTCTTTGGGAAAAACATCGTGACAGGGCTTGCAGTCAAC
Encoded here:
- a CDS encoding cytochrome c3 family protein, with amino-acid sequence MKSRVFLGSLIVGGIFLATGSSMAADEKGKETITLKGGIEGSITFPHGRHQSMFVDCKPCHDVFPKEAHVLDKMMAEGKMQKKVVMDMCKKCHADLAAKGQKAGPTACKGCHQK